The Dasypus novemcinctus isolate mDasNov1 chromosome 22, mDasNov1.1.hap2, whole genome shotgun sequence genomic sequence GACTGGAAGGGTGGGAAGGCTCATCTTGGGGGTGACACCCGTGTGGACCAGTGTTAACCCTGAGCGCTCAGCTGTCATCTGCTCTCCAGTggggctggaggggaaggcagatgcCCATCTGGACCTGATCTTGGTCCCAGCCCAAACAGGGTAGAGCGTCCCTTGTGGAGAGGGCAGGCCACTATTCACTTCCTTGGCTTGGCTCTTGGGCAATGTATTCCCAGAGCTCTATGCAGGTGGGCAGCGAGGAGCTGGAGGATGGCCGCCTCATCTACAGCATTTCTCTGCAGAAGACAGAGGCCTCTCATGGCCCAAGCAAGAGCCAGCGCTGGTTCCAGGTAGGAACAGGTGCCAATTGGGGTCCTGAAACAGTGGGGGAGCACTCCAGGGCCTGTCTCCCACCCTGGCCATTCCCttgctctctctcccagggctttaaCCCTTAAGTGGCCCAATACCCCACTTGCTGAGGAATCTGGGCCCCCACCAATCACCCACCACACTGCCATTCCATAGGCCAGAGGGCAGGTCACTTCAAATGGTTAAAGGAATAGTGGAGAGGAGTCTTTCCCATGGGTTTCCCTTCAGGGTAGGCTGAGGGGTGGGCTCACCTCACACATGTATGCTTTTTGCTGCTTTATTTCTGTTTCCACTCCCTGGTCCCATGTCCCCAGCAGCAGCATCATGACTGTCCTTTAAAACCTGCGTCAAGCCTGCTGCTCCTCTCACTTAGAAGGGTTCTTGCCATATCCAGTATCTATCTCCTTCACCTTCCCAGGTCAGGTGCTGAGGCCTGACTTGGCTGCCCAGTATTCCAGAAGGGAGGCAGCTTTGAGCAGTGAGTTGGCCTTTGGTGCTGCTGGACCTTGATGGTCCTTCCCTGTGGCCCTGTCAGCACCTCCCACGTGCCCCAAGGCACTGATCCCtcctgcccctggcagaggcTCCCAGGAAAGGGATGGCTGCACAGAGGACACACAGACATCACTCTCAAGCACAAGGGCCAGATAACTTCCCTAAGGGTAGAGAAGCACAGTTATGACCTGCTGCCTGTGTAGGCAGGAGCGTCCCTGCACCCTGCCTGGAACTgggtcttttcattttccttcattttcccgATCTGGGGTCAGGTGGCAAATGGCACAACCTTGTGACTCTGACCCTATGAGCAGCGGAGTCCTGAAAGCCAATTACTGACCAGGTGGGTCTGCTGATCCCTAAGGCATCTGTTCAGATCCTCGGGCCTGCAGGGGACTTTCTCCCCCAGGGACACTCCAGGCATCTGCCCTTTGCTGGGTCTAGGATCTCATCTTTCAGTTATTTCCTCACTTCAACTTCAATTTCAAGGCCAAGGACCTTTCTCTGCTAGAAACTCCCATGACCCCTCAGCCTCAAGTCACTCAGGGCTTGGGGACAGCAGGTCTGCCCACAGCCACAGCCCCACCTAAGGGTCCACAGTTCTCACTCTGACCCCACGTGCCTCCTCTGGCGCTCCCTAGAGGAAGAACAACTCAACTCTCACGAGGGAGGAGAACCCCGTGGTACGCACAGTCAAGGCAGGCCACTGGGAGAAGCTGGTGGAGCACCTGGTGCCCGCCTTCCAGGAGGGCGACCTCATGTACGTCAACATCTTCCTCGGAACATACCGGGTCTTCACCACCACCAAGCAGGTCCTGGACTGCTTGTTCCACAGGTGAGAGCCAGCCCCATCCCTGGCCACTTGACTGCTCTGCCCCAACATGCTTGTGTCTCAGAAATGCCATTTCACccactggcctcagtttcctccttgggaatGGGAGCAGTTAAAGGAAAAGCCTTCAAGGTTGATGGTAAGGACTAACGGGGAGAACCCATGGAAAGTGCTTCCCTGAGCCTGGCTCAGTGGACAGGGAGGCTGGAGGGGCAGTGCTGTTCTTAGGCAGGACTTTCCTCTTCCCAGTGAAGAAGCTCACAGCCACTCCCCCTtacccaccccagttttctcatttctaaaggaGGTTTGAAACACTTTCAGTGCCTCCTTCCTTGGTGTTGTCAGAGCAGGGACCATTGTAGGCCACCAGAGGGGTCCAGAATCACCCTAGGTCTGAGAAGGTGCTGCTTAGACAAAGTCCTTTACCAAGTATTCATCAAGTGTTTACTAGGTGCAGACACTTTCTGAAGCATGTAGCTTCATGCAGTGAATAAAGCAGACAGATTTCCTTGCTCTTTTGGGTTCCATTTGAGTTGGGGCTGCAGGCAGTAACACGAGTCATCTTAAGCAGGGAGGAGACTCAGTAAGTTAGCTGTGACATGCTCACGGTCTCTCCTAGATATGGATGTAAATGCTGTGGCAGTGGTGAGCATGACATTTGTCTTGAAATAAAAAAGTGAGTGCACtttgggaaagggggaggggttCTCCTCACCTGAAACCAGTGTGGGGAGTTGGGTAGTTggtggcagggaagggctggGCAGAACACTGGGCCCTACTCATTCCATGACCCCACCCCCTGGAGGACTGAGTCCAGAGGGCTTACCTCCTCTGGGAAGGAGTCAATGGAAGCTGTGGTGGTGTGCTGGGGCTCTGGTTGCAGAGGACTCTGTGGGATCATCGTTGGTCCCTGAGAGGGCCCTTCCCCACCACAGCCCCAAGACACCCCTAAACAGCCCTAAACACCATTTCATGCAGATCTATCACAGGAGGTGGTGAGCAGCCTGCTCTAAATCTGCCATGGACCTCAGTCCTATCTGCCTCCTGCAGGGATGGCAGGGCCAGCTGTGCCCCTGTCATTTGGAAGGGCAGTGTCAGTGGGAAGAGTAGACACATGACACATGGCAGACGATGAGGCAGCTCCTTAGGCCAGAAGTTACTGGGTGGGGGCCAGGAGGGCCCAGCACAGGACAGACCCTGTCCCCTCCTCACTCACGTATTGATGAAGCTCCTACTGTAGGTCAGTGCCAGACTAACAACAAACCAGCCAAAACCCTTCCCTGTCCTTATGGGCTTTATGTCCCAGTGGCAGAGTCCCAGGGGGGCAGTGTGGCAGACAGGCCACTTTCTGACTCTACTGCCCACACACCTGCCCTCAGCTCCCTCTCATCCCTGCTGGGTACATGGTTGGACAAGTACCCTGAAGATTTCATCCAACTGGCAGCCTCTCCCTGCTTCAAGCTGCTGGTGGGCTATGCCCAGGTGCATTTACCTGGCTCTGCCCTGGAGCACCACGCCGAGGTTCTGCTGTCACAGATGAGTCATCCTGAACCCACTGAGGCAGACCCAGATGGTGAGGAGGATCAGGGTGGTAGCGTGTGAGCTtgtgggctgggggccagggcttGATCACATAGGCAGGACCTCCGAGAGATTGCTCTTGGGCCAGAAGCAAGGAGGATCCTCAGTCTAGTCTCCTGGGAGACTGCAGTCTGGGTACAATTCTTGGGCTGGATATTCTCTAGAGGTTGTGGGATCGTCTCTGTATTTGAAAGACACTTGGAGCCATTCATAGGGCGGAACCTACCTCTTCTTCAGCTCATTTGTCAGCTCCAGAGCTCCAGATGCCTCCAGTGCAAACTATGGCACCAATTCCACCATCTGCAGCAGACACAGGGGAGATTCCAAAGGCTGATTTGGCTCCATCGCCACCTCCACCACTACCTATGGAAGTAGCACATATAACCACCCTGAAGGTAGAGCCAGCTCCATCCCCAGATGGAGCCCCTGCTGCCAGACTGGAGGAAGTCACATCACCATCTGCAGCACAACTTCCTGAGCTGGAGGCAATCTCACCACTACCTCCAGTGCCACCTACACCGTCTGCACCAGTGTCCATTCTGGAGGCACAGCCTATTTCTTCACCTTCACCAGTAGCACCTCTCGAGGGGAAGGCATGTCTGGCAGAAACACCAGAACCACTGCCAGAGCTAAAGTCAGCAGCAGGGCAGGTTACACCATCGGAACCTTCCAGCCCCTGGCCTGAGACCTCAGCGAACCTGCTGGGTGAGGAGAAGGCTAACCTTCTGGCTTTCCCTCCTGATCTGGTGGCACAGCAGTTGACACTGATGGATGTGGTGAGCAGCTGGGATTGGCAGGGTGGATCTGGGTGGATCTTCCTCCCAGGAACTGCTGCCCCAGCCTTAGCATACCCTGACCAGAATCGTATGATCTTGTTCCAAAGCCTGGTTCCACATTGTAACCTGAGCAAGTTTATTGATCCCAAACCCGCACTTCTCCTCTCTAGAGAGTAGATATAAGACACTAAACATACCTGCCATAACATGGACTGGGAAGATTACAtgagagcaaagaaatagaaagcctgGGGGGCTTGGCCATTGGGGGTTGAAGGGAGCTCATAGAGGTGCAACCAGCTCCATGGGTGGCCTCTCTGTGCAGGGGGTCTCCACAGCATTGATACTAAGACCCTGATGTGCACTGGATCTTTGGCAGGCACCCAAAGCCTATGGCCCCCACAGGGACCATGCTCGTGACTGCTAGCTGGCCCAGGAGGCATTACCAGGAGAGGCCATGGTACCACCTGGGCCTGAGGAGGCTTGAGGCACCTCCCATGCTGGAATTTGTGAGAGGGACTTGAAAGTGCAGCTTTCTCTTCCCCTCTAGGCTTGGGCCTTGGGTCACTTGAGGGCTAGGTCCCCTCAGGGACAGAGAACACACTCTGTCCTTAGCCTGCTGAAATCCAGCTGAGACCACTGGATCCTGGCCTGGGTCTTGAGGGCCTTCAGGATCTAAGGTACAAGGGTGTGGGGCTGGCTGACATCTCCTctccccaggagctgttcaagaAAGTGGTGCCCTATCATTGTCTGGGAGCCACCTGGTCCCAGCACAATAGAAAGGGCCAGGAGCATGTAGCACCCACCGTCTGTGCTGTCATCACCCAGTTCAACCATGTGACCAACTGCGTCATCACAACCTGTCTTGGGGACCAGAGCATGAAGGCTCAGgacagggccagggtggtggagcactggatcGAAGTGGCCAGGGTATGCTCAGGGGACCCTCTCTGTAGTTCTGAAGCCCCCTCTATGCCCTTATCAACTCTCAGTCTTCAAGGCCCTCCCTGGCCTGTAGCACAGCCTTACGATATCCTCACCTCCCACCCATGCTACTCCCTCAGGTTGAGTGTGGGTGTCCCTGTCTGGGTCCATGGCATGCCCTCAGGGTCACTCTCTGTGTCTTTCTCATTCTAGAGGGGAGATGTCAGCTGAGGTTCTGAAACTGGAGCTGGGGGGCGCCCATACCACATCTCACTGCTCATTCTTTCTCCCCAGGAGTGCCAAATCCTCAAGAACTTCTCCTCACTCTATGCTATCCTCTCTGCTCTTGAAAGCCAATCAATTCACCGTCTTAAGaagacatgggaggaagtttccaGGTGGGCAGGCCACTTGTGGGACACCAGGTCTGGACCAGGGACCTTTTGGGGGCTGCACACTGCCCTTCAGGGGGCTTGGGAGGCAGTGGCTCCTGGGCATTGCCCAGGTGGGGTGAGGCTCTAGGTTGATGAGATCAACTGTTCTACCTCAGCACTGGTTGCTTCCTCTGCCGGTTACAGAGTTGAACCAAATGGGAGCATGTTAAATGCTTACTTGTCAGCACCACCCTCTAGCCATTGACATTTACACATATCAGAACCAGATGCTCATGAAATGGGATGGGGGACCCCATTGTGCCCACCTCAGAGCCCAGCTCTGAAGTCCCATGATGTCCTGTGGCACTCAGAGCTGCCCAGGTTCAGCACCACCCACCCAGGCAGTCTGAGTCCCAGCTGGCTAGAATGGATTAGCCTTTACAGCCTCCTACCCACTCctacctttctccttccttcttgccctcccccagggacagCTTCCACCTCTTTCAGATGCTATCTGAGATTGTCTCCAATGAGAACAACCTCTCACAGAGCTGCGAGTTCATCACCAAGGTAAAGAGGAGGCTGGAAGGTCAGGGCTCAGGTGGTGGGGATGTTAGTTTTTCACTAAAAGTTTCTTTGAACAAATCCGGTCTGCCCTATTCTGAAGATGTAGAGGAATATGCCTGCTTGTGGGCTGGTGAGGAGCCATTGTAGTGCAGTAGGCTCTCATTCAGTGGAGGTGGCTGGGACGTCccaggaggagatgatgaacTGGCAGGATGAGAAGACTCCATCTCAGTGGGAGGGTTTCATAACTGCCTTGTGATGAATGACATGTGTACCAGAGAGCTAAGAGAAATACTTAGGAGACTGGGAACCATGGCCATCCTTCCTGAGCATAACTAGAAGCTTCCACATTAAAGAGGAAGCAAAATTTCAATGCTAAGTACTTCTGGCAGCATCCACCCTACCTGGGTAATCAGACGTGGAACCATGGAGACCCATTCCTGAGTGGATGCCAGACTTGTCTGCACAGAGAATGTCCTGAGTGGACCTCTGGAGAGGGGATGCCTTTGGTATGGCTTTAGGTAGACTTTGGGGTCTCCACTTCTCTTGGCTGGAGCAGGTAGGTGCTGCTCAACTTAGCCTCCGGAGACATTCCATCCTCAAGCTCCAAGGCTGGGATGTTATGAGGCCGAAACCCACACTCAGAGGCTGGGAGAACCAGACACCGATTAGTGgtggttggtggtggggagaggtCAGCTCAGACGTGGCCTCCATCTGGGGAACAGATGGTGTCCTCTGATGCCCTGAGTGAATCAGTCCAGGTTGACCCCTGCATGGGGCTCTGTGTCCTCATGTGGAAATGAGGCATGACCATTTAGTGTTGCCAGCCTCGCAGTGAGGTAGTAAAGCTCAAGGGAGAAAAGGAACGTGGTTGAGCATTCTCAAGACTCTGAGGGGTAAAGCATGATGGCCAGAGCATCCTTGCTGCTAGCATGCAACTCTAAGCCCTCTGAACTCCTGATGAGGGCATTCAGGTCTCTGTCCTTACAGATAGAGATAGAGGCCCAGGGAGGCCAGTCCTCTTACACAGGGTCATGCAGGGGATATCAGGCATATGATGGCAGCAGATGTCCACCTACCCACTTGATTCAGGTGTCCAAGGCCCCAGGGACAATAGTTGAGGGAGGGAGAGCCTCACTGACCTAGTCCTCAACCTTGGCAGGAGGAGGTCTCCAAGTTTTCGACCCTGGAGATGAAACCCAAAAGAACCCAGAAAAAGGAGCAGCAGGAGGAGATGGTGAATGTGCATGAGGCTGGGAGGGTCAGGGAGGGGTGGCCTCAAAGTCAGCATGGGGTCTCTCCTCGAGTCCTTCCCTCTGGACCTCTACACCTAGAAGCCTCCCTTCTATGTCCCTGGAACCTTTAGGGCTGTTAGCAGTGGGAATCCTGGGGGACTAGTTGCAGCCAGTCAGGATAAGGACCTGTAAGACATGACACAGTGGATTAGGTGGTGGTGGGGATTAAACTTGGTGACTTAAGAAAAGCCTGTGCTGGGAAGGGATTACAAGGGAGTTTGGGGTCCTTGGAGTCTGGAAGTGAAATTAGGGGGTGTGAGTTAAGTGTCCGACACTGTCCAGGGAAGGTTGTGTGGTCCTAGAAGTCTGAGACTAAGTAGTGTTTAGGGCGTGGTCTGGGGCACACCTCAGAGTCTGTGTTCATCCCCACCCTACCCAATGCCACAGGGTGTCATCGAGGGCATTGTCCCATGCCTGGGGACATTTCTCACCCAATTTTTGATGGTGGACAATGCAATGCAGGAGTATTTAGAAGTAAGtgagcctgggggcaggggcagggtgggaaagGGACCCTGAGGCTTGGAAGGAGAGGTCATTCCCTGATCCCTGAGTTCTCACCAGTGGGCATACAGGGTCTCCTGAACCCTCCCAGCCTCCCTGGGGCTGGAGTGCCATGGCCTTCTTGCAGACAAGTAAAAGAAGGCTGGTCCAAGAGCCCATCTCTCCACTGTCATCAGAGCGTGGGACTAGAAGTTCTCTCTGTCTCCACTCCTGGTGCCCAGAGTTGCCTGGTTCCATCCCTTGTCTGGACTGCCCTGTTCATGTTGAACCCTGCAGTAATGCAGAGAGACAGGGGCTCAGGTGTGGTGATGAGCATGGCAATGAATGGGGGCCCTTCATGATGGATGCAACTCTGTCTTCCAGGGAAGGATGgtcaattttgaaaaaaggaggaaggtgagTAGCTGTGGCCATCACtgctggggtgggctggggtgggctggggtggggtatGGGATGGAACACAGAGACCCTTCTGGGCAAGACACCCCCAAACTGCATGCAGCTTCCTCTTAGTGTAATGGGGAGATTTTGAGGAGAAAAGACAGGACCAAAGCCTCCTTCTCAAGGGTGAAGGATATAGTTGGATGAAGGACAACTTCATGGAGGATCAGCTGTGTGATCTCAGCTCTGAGGGAAGTTAGAGACTGGAAGGGAGTGAAGGGATTGGGGAAGCCACAGGAGCAAATCAGCCACTGGCCCCTCTCCCACCCAGGAAGACCACCCAGGCCTCGGCAGTGACTGTTCCTTCCCACTGGCCCTAGGAATACCAGATGATTgctgagctccagcagctccaggcaGGCTGCTGCTATGACTCCCTTATGCCCAGTGAGAAATTTGCGGCCTGGTTTGGAGACATGAAGCAACTCAGCAAGAAAGAGAGGTGAGGCCAAGACAGCATCAGGCCACTATAGCTGTGAGATCAACGCAGAGGATACTGGGTCAGCATAGGACCTGTTGCCTGAGGACAGCTGGGTACCCAAATGCCAACTGCTGTCCAGACTGGGAGGGCGACTCCTGGGACCTTACAGCCACCATTCTGCCCTGCAGCTACCACCTGTCTTGTGAGCTGGAGCCCCCATCCCAGTTGGCCAGTAACAACTTTCAGGACAAACACGACCTGGAAGGCATCAAGCCTTGGAGTGAAGAGTGAGTTCCCCATCAAGGGTGGGAAACTATGAGCTGGCTCAGGACTCAGGGAAGGTTCAGGCTAAGTGTGGATTTGGGGAGCCTGACAGTTTAGCCTGGGGATCCCAGCTCTACTCCCAACCAAGTGTGTGAGTTGTGTGAGTTGCCCCATCCCTGggccagtttcctcttctgtgaaatggggtgatGCTGCATGATCTCCAAGTGAATCAGAGTCCCTGTCTACTATTAATGGAATGACCCCTTAGCAGGGTGCAGTGGTAGCAGGGGACAAGTTTAGTTTCATTCCAGGGGAGGCCCCCAAGGTAAGCCGACCTATCCTTCTAGCTGCCAGGCCCCTGACACTGAATCCAGTGGCAGCAGCAACCCCTACTCCAGTTTCCAGCTCCAGTGTGGCCCTGTCTTCAGCAGTGGGGATGCAACTGATTCACCCCACACACACGAGGCCGGTTCCTCCAGCTCGAAGGTGAATATCCACCTGGACCATGTCCTAGAGTCCCAAGATGACCCTGAAATGAAGGTGAGTGACCACCTCTTCCCATGTCAGCCCTTGTCCTCACTCTTCTCTTTTGCCTGCTTGGCCTTGTCTGGCTCCACAAAGAGGCCAAGAATTGTTGACTCCTACAGAATTTCTAGACCCTCCTAGAGATTCCAGAGCAGTACTAGGGAGCCCCAAGGCTCCAGGCCTTCTGCTAATCTTGCTGTCACCCACAGTTGGGGCAGTCAACCTCTGAATCAACACAGAACTCTGTTGTCACATCAGCATCCAGAGAAacaccctcttcctcctcctccatcaaaCGCTGGGTCAGATGGTTCATCCCCAGGCGCCGAAACTCACGACCACGCTATAGGTGGCATGTGATTGACTACTGCATTGTCTGTGTCAGCCTGGAGGAGGACAATGGCCAACATTACAAAAGCATCAAGGTGAGCCAGATGTGTAACTCTCCTCTGGAGCCCATCACTGGTTCAGGCAGTAGACCCATAAGAAATGGCATGTTCCCTCTTTGCCATGCTTGACTAGACTTCCCAGTTGGTGTCAGTGGATAGACAGCTAcctcaagaaacaggaagagtgTGAGTTTGATGGCAGTCAGGGCTCAGAGAGTGGATATAGGGGCTGAGTCTGACATGCTGAGGAAGGCATAGCAAAGGCCCTCTGAGGCAGCCCCAAAGAGGAGGATGGAGGGTACAGCCTGCCAGACCCATGGGGTGTCATGTGCTTGGCCAGTCTGAGGAACAGCCTGGGGCCAGGGTGAAGGAGCAGGGGTCAAGGGGAAGAGTTGAGGTCAGAGAGGTTGTGGGAGCTGGGTCACATCAGGCCCTGTGAGCTGCTGAATGGAGCTTGACTTTCTCATGGGGGAGATGGGAGACACTGGAGGATTAGAGCAGAACAGGGACAACAGGTGGCATTTGGCTTCAGAATGGAGGTTGGACCTGTGTGTGGAGACACAGGCCAATGAGGGTCTGATGCCATGACCCTGAAGGGATTATGGAGTCTGTCCCAGGGCCAAAAAGATGTGAGCAGGAGTGAGATCCTGGATGGCATGTGCAGATGGAGCCATCCCAGCCCGCACTGCACAGAGGCTGGCTGAGCTACCGTGTTGCACACCTGCCCCAGGCTGCACTTGTCTTTTGGCAAGGAGCAGGTGTGGTTTTACTAAGTTGTCATTTGATTTGATCCTTGTCCTAAACACTGCCTGTTGCTGGGCCCTCATGGTCAAGGTAACTGTGCCTGGACTTGCTGATCACAGCTGCATCCTGGAGCCTGGGGCAGTTCTGGTGTGCTGTAGGTTGTcatccagcccctcctcctctctgatATCTGAGATTGGACTAGATGTTGTGTGCTCTGCCCTGGGGGTGTCCTGGAGGGCCAGGGCTGGAGCAGTGGCACTCCCTGAGTGCAAGCCACCTCCTGTGATTGGGAGgcatgaggaaacagaggcccagattttacTTCTCATTTCTCACCCTCTGCTGCACGGTCATCCTTTGTACCCAGGGCCCTGGAAGTCCATAGCTGTTGTGCAGACTGAGGACCCAGGGGACAGGGTTCAGCCTACAGGGCAGGGGTCTGGACCCACCCTGAGAAACAGCCACAAGACAAAGGTGAAGGTTCTTGTAGGAGATGGGGTTCTGGATGAATGGAAAGAACCCCTTCATTCCATGGAGGTCTCCCCAGAAGAGCAAGAGAAGATGGTGAGGCCCCTTAGACCCAGTCCTGACCAGAGGTGGCTCCATAGGGTCTCTGGCAGCTGCACTGTGGGGGAGCTGTCTCCAGgacccatgccctgagggcctGTCCTGTGATCCACCACAGGTGTCCAACCAGGAAATGGCTCCAGCTGTGATCCACAAGGCCATGGAAGAACTCAACATGGATGGAGAAAAGCCAGAGGATTACAAGCTGGTGCAAATCATTTCGGAGGATCAAAGTAAGTCAGGGAGCAAGAAGGAGAGGGCGGTGGTTGGAAGAAGCACCATGTCCCCAGCCTGAAGTGCCAAGGCCCTCTCACCCCAGTGTACCTGACAGCAGTGTGGGTAGGCACCCTGCCCACAAACCAGGCTTCCCAGAGCAGCCCTCAGTGCCCACAGCCTCTTCTCCCTACCTGCTCCTTCTCCCTTGTGTCCCTTTTCCTGGACATGACCAGGCATTGGGAAACCCAGTTGAAAGCTAACAACATTGAGGTACCCAGAGAAAATGCTTTTCACCTTGGATCAAGAAAAAGATGGCCAAGGAGAGGGGCTCAACTTGAAGGAAGTCTTCTGGACAGCAGGGGGTGCCTGCACCATGACTGGTGGACACAAGCACCAAACATGCTACAGGCCATGCCTTTATGATAGGGAAAACTGGACCAAATCTCCTTGATCCACTTTGGAGGCTCTTGGGAACTGACTCATTATTCTAATAAGTGGGAAAGGGAAAGATCTTCACAACACAGAACCAGAGCCAGGTGTCGTGCACACTGAACCCTTAGATAGGTTTCCTAAGCACCTGGGCTGGCTTCTCATtcccaaaggg encodes the following:
- the LOC101423120 gene encoding ral guanine nucleotide dissociation stimulator-like, with the protein product MLVTASWPRRHYQERPWYHLGLRRLEAPPMLEFELFKKVVPYHCLGATWSQHNRKGQEHVAPTVCAVITQFNHVTNCVITTCLGDQSMKAQDRARVVEHWIEVARECQILKNFSSLYAILSALESQSIHRLKKTWEEVSRDSFHLFQMLSEIVSNENNLSQSCEFITKEEVSKFSTLEMKPKRTQKKEQQEEMGVIEGIVPCLGTFLTQFLMVDNAMQEYLEGRMVNFEKRRKEYQMIAELQQLQAGCCYDSLMPSEKFAAWFGDMKQLSKKESYHLSCELEPPSQLASNNFQDKHDLEGIKPWSEDCQAPDTESSGSSNPYSSFQLQCGPVFSSGDATDSPHTHEAGSSSSKVNIHLDHVLESQDDPEMKLGQSTSESTQNSVVTSASRETPSSSSSIKRWVRWFIPRRRNSRPRYRWHVIDYCIVCVSLEEDNGQHYKSIKVSNQEMAPAVIHKAMEELNMDGEKPEDYKLVQIISEDQMLQIPDSAKVYYAMHPSPKYQLMLMKRTSPMDAKLKKSAISAFLGKKLKGPKF